The Pseudanabaena sp. ABRG5-3 genome includes the window GTGTAACAACTTCCCGTAAATTTTCCACAATCGCGTTAAAGAAGTCGGCAACGATCCCAATTTCACCCGCCGAGATTTGAGCACGAACAGTTAAGTCTCCACTTACCGCGCCTTCAACATCCGATAAAAGGGTAATTAACTCACGCTGAATTTCTTCACTTCGTTGACGTTCTTTCTCTGCTAGTTCTTCAGATTTCCGAGTTTGTTCTTCTTGCAGAGCAATGAAATCTTGCAACTGTCCTGCCATTAAGTTGATGTTACTACCCAATTGTGCCATTTCATCCTGACCTTGGACTGTAAGACGAGTCTCAAGATTCCCTTTCCCTAGCTCAATCACGGCATCAGTTGCTTCAAGAATTGGGCGAGTAGCGCGACGAGATATTAATAGTGCTAATAGCGCTCCAAATATTGCGACAAATATAGTTGCTGTCGCCAAGATCACTAACAATTGCAGTACAGGTTTGAACGCGATATCACTGTCAATCGCAATTACCGCATCCCACTTTAGCTCTGGTAGTCCCTCGACCTTGGGTAAAGGTGCATATCCCACAAATTGTTCTTTATTAGAAACTAAGTCAATAGAAATTGCAGAACCAACTTCACGTTTACTAACGATCGGAGCCAGCGATGGGAAATCAGCTTTCAGTTCACGTCCAACTTGCTCTTTTTCTAATGCCACAAAGAACTTACCATCGGATTCAGCTAAGTGATACTGTTCCCCACCTTCGCCCAAGTCTTTGATCGCCTCCTCTAGTGCTGATGCCTGCATTCTTGTCCGAATTACTGCAATAGTTTTTCCCGTATTCGCATCTTTGACAGGTGCGGCAACAAAAATACTAACTTTCTTGGTGACAACCGAAGGTTCTGGCTGACTGATAAATGGTTTATCGGTTTTCAAAACTGTTTGAAAGTATTCACGTTTGGCAATATTGGCTGGTGGTGGCTCAGTACTTGCATCAACCATCAAGCTACCATCTAGTCGATAGACCGCAATACTGTCATAAACGCCATAGCCTCTAATATAGCTATCTAAAATAGCCTTCTGCTCAGTTATGGGAATAAGTTCTTTCACCTTAGAATTGGTTAAGAAAGATAGCTGGGCAAGAACTTGAATGTCGCCGTAGCGCTCTTTCATAAAATAGGCAACCCGATAGGCTAATACATTAGCATTTTCTGCTTCCTTCCGTTTCGTGAATTCAGTAACGTTTTGTCCAACATATAAGGCTGTAAAACCGCCTAACGCAAGCAAAGGAACAGTGATCGCTGTAATCGCTACAAGTGTAGTTTTTGTCCTTAGACCTAGTGATTGCCACCATTTCTTGATAGAATTTTGCTTGATTGCAGGAGCTTTAGGTATCGAAATAGGTACATCACTGAGTAATGTCTCAAGATCTCCAGTTCCATTACTAGATGATTGGGTTACATGTTTAGCCTCAGGGCTATCAACATGAGAACGTGAATCAAGAACCATGGTTTAAAACTCCGTTTTTCAAGGAAAAATTTACAAAGAAAATGGTGACAACTAGATGCTGAGCCTGTGGCTAGCGATCGCTTGTGCGTCCAATACATACAAATGCTTGTTACTGTCTTCGGGTTGCGACACCCAACCACGCAAAAATGGCACGGTTTCAATCGGTGTCTTTGTCTTCGGTAATTCTAGAGGTGAGACAATTTCTGTATCGTTAATACGGACTACACGTCCAATGCGATACACCCCTAATCCTAAAAATGCCCCATCAATTTGCAAGATCGCGATGTGAGTCTCGATCGCAGTGCCATCAAGGGGTGTAAAGCCTAGTAACTGAGGTAAGTCTAGTACCCAAAAAACGCTACTACGATGTTCCACCAAACCCATCAAACAAGGATGGACATTGGGCATCTGGGTAAATCGCTCTGAGGCTAATACTAAGGTTTCACGCACAGATTTTAATTGTACTGCCACCACAATCTCTGGACTCAACTGCAAACTGAGATAAGGCAATCCTGCGATCGCCTGCTCCTGTTGGTCATATAATTCGATGGTCAAGCCGTCCATCTCATCCTCCTACACCCAGCGATCGCACTGCTTGGATAATATCCTCCTTAGTAAATGGTTTCGTGAGGTAGACATCCACACCTTGCTTCATTCCCCAAAGACGATCAAGTTCTTGATTTTTAGAAGTACAGGCAATTACAGGCACTTTGGTGGTAGCTAGTTTTTTGATCGCTCGACATAGCTCCAAACCACTCATGCCTGGCATCACTAAATCGGTAATTACCACATTCGGTTTAGTCTTCTCAAATTTTTCTAAACCTTCTGTCCCATCAGCAGCACTTACTACAGTATATCCCCCCTGTCGCAAGTACTCACAGATCAACTCACGCTCAGATGTCGTATCTTCTACAACTAATACTGTAACCAAGATTTTGTCTCCTTAACTATGCCGATATATAGAAGCTAATGGGATAGATTTTTGGCTCTAAAAATAATAGCTACATTTGCTATTACCAGATTTGCTTAAGCAACAGAACGAATAGCTCGAAGAATATCCTCACGAGAGAAAGGCTTAGTCAAATACACATCAATTCCTTGTTTCATTCCCCATAATTTATCAAGTTCTTGATTTTTAGAAGTGCAAGCAACAATTGGTACATCCTTAGTCTCGCTGTTTTTTTTCAAACTGCGGCATAGCTCTAAACCACTCATCCCTGGCATGACCAAATCTGTAATTACGACATCAGGCTTTTTTCCCTCAATTTTTTTGAGAGCCTCTTGCCCATTATTAGCACTAATTACACTGTACCCACTTTCAATTAAATAGGTAACAATCAAGTCCTGCTCAGAAGCAGTATCTTCAACTACAAGAACCGTCGTCATAAAAATCTCCAATTAGCTTTATTTTGGGTTGTATTTGAGATTTTATTTTGGAAATAAATAGAAATTTGTTAACCAGATTTCGACACAAGATAAAATTCTAATTTTGAATCCCGCAATCCTTCCCAAAACACAAAGATAGCATATAAGAGATAGGCAGAGCGTGATGGGATAAGTTAACTCCTGTAAAGATAGAGTTTAAGCTCACAAAAAATGTTTGTACACTCACATATCGTTACAATCGTTACATCAGATGTCGCATCATCATTTTCAGCAAATCAGCTTGAGCAAATGGTTTAGTGAGATAGTCCGTCGCTCCTGCTATGCGAGCGCGAGCGCGATCAATTATCCCTTTATTGCCAGTCACCATCACAATTGGAATATCTTTTAAAACTGAAGACTTGCGAATTAAAGAACAAAGTTGATAGCCATCAACATTGGGCATCCCGATATCTAGCAAGATTAAATCAGGGCGGATCGAAGTGATTTTCATTAAAGCTTTCATAGAGTCTTGAATGAGTGTTACTTGAAAATCTTCACGTCCTAAGTAACTGCTAATAATACTCAACATCGATTCACTATCATCTATACAGACGATTTTCCATGTTTTGGTTGATTGACTGGCAAAAACCTGTGAAATACTAGCAATATCATCGCCTGTACCAGCTTCGTCGGCAAAGGTCTCTGAAAGTCTGTCAATGTTTTCGCGTTCCTCATCTGGGGCTAGATAGTAGGTGCGCGGCAACATATCAAAAGGAGGCAAAGGCTCTCTCAATAAAATTGAGCCATCGCCTATGAGGGGGCTGAGTTGCTTGGCGATCACAAGGGGATCTTTACCTAGCAAGGCTCCAAGCTGACAAAAGTTAAACCCACGGAGAATCCGCCCAAGTCTTTGGACAGTTTCGGTGGACATTCGTTTTTTAGCTGATGTTTGGCTAACGAGGTATGGGCATTGATAGGGGGAACAAATCGTTGGGCCAAGGCTGTACCATGCTTGTAGTCTTTGTTCAACAACTCCTAAAATGCGATCAACTGCCAAACTGCAATAGGTGTCCTGCAATAGGTGCTCGTAATGGATCTTGTTAAATTGACCATCGGGCAAACAGAGAAAAGCTTCAATTACCTCTTGGATAATTCGAGCTACTAGCTTACTAGCCATTGAGCTAAGTAAATAGCGCTCACTAACCAGCCATAGGATAGCGTTGTATTCAGTACAGAGAATTTCACTAGTAACTTTGTACTTAGCATTGTCGGGGGTTGGATCATCAAACATCAGCCGCAGTTGAGAGCGTAGCTTGTCATCTAATGCTGGGACTTCTCGGTTGAGGGCGCGTAAATGTCTTTCTAGCCTTTCAAAACTTTCTAGAGAATGGGAGGCATATACGAGTTTGCCACCATTTATATAGAATGACCATCGGATGCGATCGCGCACAACATATACGCATCCGTCTTTACTTAATTCCAGACTTTTTAAAAGTTCTTTAGCAGATTGTGTTTGATCTTTAGTCATATCAGTATCAGCACAAATCATGATTAGCTCCTATTACAAAACCCATCAATGCCATAATCTATCCTCCCCGCATTTCGATAACATTCAATTTTGCAGACCATAGATTAGAGCAAATTTCTATAGTCTTTTTAGAATATATCGAATTTTAGTTTTATCTTTAGAATAAGTTGCTGCTTTTACTAGATTTTACAAAATCTGGCGATTATCTAAAATTTAGAATTTAATTTCTAAAGTATATACTCCCTATTAAAGCATTATTACCTTATTTATTAAGTATCCTACTAGATAATTTATCCTAAAAAATAGATATAATTTTCGCAATCAAATATTTTTTCTTAGATATAGTAAGCCTAAATAATTTTCAGTGGAAGCACACTAAAAAACCAAAAATCTCCAAATACTTTAGGACTATTATAGAAAAACTATTTTCTTTCTTGAAAAATATAGATTTTTAAGCTGTGTCGCTCTTTTTATCCAAGCTTTTACCCATTTTCTTTTATCCCCTTGGGCTATCTAGCCTCCTAATTGCGATCGCTTTAGTTAATTTGTTATGGAAATCTCGGCTATCCCGCAATGCTAGTCCAGCGAAAACATCATTTACACTCTTCAAAAAAAATCGAATTTCCTCAATTCTTTTAGCAATTGTACTGATAATTTTGTTGTTCAGTAGTAATGAAATTTTTTCTAAGTTTTTGGTGCGATCGCTAGAATGGCGATATCTTCCCAATGGTGAATTGCCTCAAGCTGAAGCGATTGTGGTTTTAGGGGGTGGCACGCGCCCACGCATCTCGCCGCGCCCTTGGTATGAGGTCAATGAAGCAGGTGATCGCATTTTATATGGATCGTGGCTATATAAACAGGGCAAAGCCCCGCTATTAGTAGTCACTGGCGGTAGGGCTGATTGGTACAGCGAAGGGGGCAATCCTGAGTCGGAGGATATGGCGGCGATCGCTGAGGCAATGGGTGTACCCGCCAGTGCCATTATCCAAGAATCACAATCCTTCAACACCCGTGATAATGCGGTGAATACTAAGCACATCCTCGATCAAAGAGGCATTAATAAGGTCTTGCTCGTCACCTCGGCTCTACATATGCCGCGATCGATGGAAATTTTCCGTAAGGTTGGCTTAGAGGTCATTCCTGCCCCAACGGACTTTTTAGCGGTAAATAATGAAAACAGTAAGGGTTTTGCAATAGTTTTAGATTTATTACCCAGTGCAGAGGCTCTCAAAAATACAACTAATGCGATCAAAGAATATATTGGGCTATTTATTTATCAATTAGCAGGTTGGGCATAAAAACAAAAGTAGCAGCGCAAAGCGCTGCTACTTTTGTTTTTATAAATATTCGTGATCTCTAGGTACTTGTTTACATCATGGCTGTCTGATTAAATAAGCGCTAGTAATATTAAAAAATTTATAAATCTTTATGAGCAGGGGCAACGGAAAAAATAGCAGCAGCATGAACGTAATTTGGGTCGTGCTAGCATTGGCTGCCCTCGGTACTGGCATGGGTGCAGCGATCGCTTCACGGTTTGTCACCTATCGTACTTCCTCCACCAGTAGTGTAGAGACTCCTGACCTAAATCCCAATAATTCCGTTACCCAATCTAGAAATTCCCCATCATTCTGCCAATACAATGCACTGGACTCGGTAACAGCTTCGCTATATCAGGTTAGAGCCATCAATGCGATCGCCAATGATCCCTTACCCACCCTCTCAAATTTAAGTAATGCGATTAATGCGGATCTCGTCGCCAGTTTTAATCCTGCTCCATTTCCGCAAATTAGCGATCGCGCCCGTGCCGCAAAAGTCCCAATCATCATGTATCACGACATTACTGCCACCAAAGATGTGGAGTGGGATGTCACCCCAGAGGATCTCGAAAAGCATTTTCAAGCCTTACAAGATGGTGGCTATACACCAATTACGATGGATCGTTTAGTTAACCATCTGCGGACTGGCTCCCAATTGCCAGAGAAGCCCGTATTGCTGACCTTTGATGATAACTATGTTGGTCAGTACAAATATGCTTTTCCCCTACTCCAAAAGTATAACTATCCTGCGGTATGGTCAGTGCATACCCGTTTTGTGGGTACTGCGGGTCAGAAGCCCAAGGCAACATGGGATCAACTGCGAGAAATGCAGAAAAGCGGCTTGATCACCATTGCTTCCCATACGGTGAATCACCTCAATATGAAGAACCTCAGCAATGCAGAACTAGAACGTGAGGTACTAGAGTCCAAGAAAACTCTGGAAAAGGAACTGGGTATAACCATTGATTATTTCACTTATCCTGAAGGTGATTTCACGGAACGCGCTAAGGATAAGGTGAAGGATGCGGGTTACAAGGCAGCGCTGTCAATGAGTCTCGATCCTCGACAAGAGCGCTCGGCTAATGAATCCGATGATTTACTTACGATTATGCGCTTTGGACAGTCTCGCTTTAGTGAGGCGATCGAACAAGCTTCCAGTGGAACTTCCGCAAGTCAAGTTTCACTTTTGCCCACGGTCAGCAGTGGAACTATCAATTTCACTACACCTGTAGAGAAAAAGAAAGTTACGGTTGATGGTTTACCCCTGACTTTGGTATATGGCGGTCGTGCTGTTACAGCCCATGCCGATAAACGCGCTCAGGTTGCCGAGATTTTAGCGATGACTCCCAATGCGATCGCTGCCGTTGATGGCGGCTTTTTCTCCTTGGAGCGCATTGATGGCAATACGATGATTGGGCCAGTGATGAGTCAATTCTCTAGCAATGCAGGAGTATTTAATGCTGGTAATAAAGGTGAAAATCCACTCCTCAACGGTCGTCCCTTAGTATTAATTAGCCCCACCGCAATTAAATTTATTCCCTTTAATGCTGCTAAGCATAATTCTCTCGAAGCCGTCAAAGCGGAATTACCCGATGTCACCGATGCCTTTGTTGCCGCAGGTTGGCTCGTCCGCGATGGTAAACCCCAATCCGCCGAGTCCTTTGGTAAGCTCTATGGTTTTGATGCAAGTCGCGATCGTGCATTTTGGGGAATTGATAAATCTGGTAGACCTGTCATTGGTGTAACCATGGAAATGATCGATTCCGTTGGTTTAGGCAAGATCTTAGCAAAGGCAGGTTTACAGGATGTCGTGATGCTAGATTCAGGGGCAAGTGCTGCCCTTGCCTATCGAGGTAAATCCGTAATGGCGTATGAGCCTCGCCCTGTTCCCCATATTGTCGCGCTCTTACCCCCTGATCCCGCCCCCGTAGAAACTACTGAGAAGCCTAATTGTCCCGTCAGTCTAAATCGCTAGATACTATAAGAGGTGCAACCACATGATGTACCTCTTATAACTCCTTGCAGATTAGAGATTTAAGAATGGTCTTGTGGAGAGTAATAATTGACTACGGCAAAACAATATGAAGACATAATTACATCTTTGCAGTGGGATGGTTTGAAATCACTATGGAATAAAATTGAGGAGCGTAATACTCCGACATGGGATGCGGGCAAAGCTTTTGAATATTTAGTGTTAAGAGCATTTCAACTGGACGGTGCAGAAGTTAGATATCCCTATGGGGTAAAACTTTTTGGTCAGAGTCAAGAGATTGAGCAAATTGATGGTGTTATTCATTGCCATGGACTATCTTGCTTAATTGAGAGCAAGGATTTTCAAGACAAAGTAAACGTTGATTTTGCACCTATTGCTAAACTTCGTAATCAACTTTTACGTCGTCCTGCAAGTACAATTGGGGCAGTATTTAGTAGAACAGGTTTTACGGAATCAGCACGTAGTCTTTCGTGTTTTTGTCTACCTCAGACAATTCTTTTATGGAGTGGAGAAGAAATAAAATATGCACTAGAAAAAGAAGTTATATGTGAGCTATTAGTTCTTAAATATCGCTTTTGTGTAGAACATGCTCTAACTGATTACAACGTTACAGAGAGGGACATTTTATGATTGCTTACATTGTTTGTGAAGGCGATTTTGATACCCAGTTACTCAAGGCTGTTCTCCCCAAAGACTTACTCCAAAAAGTTGAAATTGTTTCTGCGGGTGGTCAATATGCGGCTAAGTCCCTTGCCCGTTCGCTAATTGTGCGTAGGCAAGCTCCAGTTGCACTTGTTCTTGATGCAGATTTAATAGATCCCGATCTAATTCAAGAGCGTTGTACTAGTATTCAAGAATTACTTGAAAGCGTATCTATTAATACTCCTGTGAAAGTGATACTTGCCGTTCCTCAGATTGAGTCTATTTTATTTCAGGATAGGGGATTACTTTGCCGCTTAATGGGACTAGAAATTACTTCAGATACAGTCGTTAATGCTAGAAATCAACCTAAGAAAGCTCTAGAGAAATTAATTTCACAATCTAAAAGTTATCAGGGTCAATCTCAAATTATCAATCAATTAGTCCATGAAGATCTTGAGATTCTCCGCAAAGATCCAGTGATTCAAGAATTAGTTCAGTTTCTTCAATCTGTGCGAGAACCAGCAAAAGTATAATCAACGATTAAAATAAAAGCCTCGCTTTGCGAGGCTTTTAAGGGTTTAGATGCTACTTGGTATTTGTAACAGGGCGATCGCCTGTTGACTGGAAATATGGGCGAGGGGCAAGCTATCAATTCCCATCGCGACGCAGAGTAGGGCTAAATAGAGAATTGAATATTTGAAGACTGATCGCGCCACATTGCGATCGCTAGGTTCCTTGAGTAACTGCATCGCCTTATAAATAAAGGCTATCCCTAGTCCAACTGCGGACACTGCATATACTACTCCCATTACATTGCAAGGAAAAACTAACAAGAGAGACACAGGGATAATTAGCAATGTATAGAGCAAAATCTGGTTAGCTGTTACCGCATCACCCTTGACCACGGGCAACATCGGTACACCGACCTTGGCATACTCATCACGAATCATCAGTGCCAAAGCCCAAAAGTGAGGTGGAGTCCAGACAAAGATAATTGCAAATAAGACCCATGCTGCCCAACTCAGTTCACCTGTTACAGCCGCCCAACCAACTAGGGGGGGGATTGCACCTGCTGCCCCACCAATGACGATATTTTGAGTACTAGAACGCTTGAGCCAAATCGTATAAACACCGACGTAGGTAGCGATCCCCGACATGGCGAGACAGGCGGCTAAGAGATTGGCATAGACCGCTAGCAACGTAAAGGAAATTGCGGCAAGGGCGATCGCAAAAATCAGCGCATTCAGTGGCTGAATTCTACCCGATGGAATGGGTCGCCAACTGGTGCGCTCCATTTTGGCATCAATGTCGCGATCGTATAAACAGTTAATCGCATTTGCCGAAGCTGCCGCGATCGCTCCTCCCAAAACCGTAATAAACATCAAAAATCCGTCAACTTGCCCCTCCGATGCAATCCACATCGCCCCTGCGGTGGTAATGAGCAACAGTACGATAATCCGTGGTTTGGTTAATTCTGTGTAATCTTGGATCACCTCGCGCCAGTTCCGATTCATCGATGGATTGGCGGGTGCAAAGATATTTTCTTCGGAAATAGTTAATTCTTGAATAGCTGTTTCTTGCATTGCGCTTAACTCCTAAAATATTTCGCAGTTATGACAGTTAGCGAATCGCAGGTTGCGCTTGATTCTGTTCTGTTTGAGATGGGCTAGTAGCTTTTTTGGTGAGTCTAAAGGCTAACACAGCAAAACAAACAAGGGTTCCTAGCAATGCTGAACCTGTAGCTTGGTGAGCAATTGTGAGTGGTTCGACTTGCAAATGTAGTTTATAGGTGGCATAGCCGATCGCTACTTGGGCAATCACTAGTAAGCCAGCCAATGAACCGACAAATCGTAGTACGGGAGCGATCGCTTTAGTTAGCAATACAGTCACCACCAACGCAACACTAGCAAGGGTTGCAGGAATTACGCCGATTAAATGTGCATTCAAAACAATGCACATATCCTGTGTCGCAAAACATTGGTGGAGTGCCCATTGAGAGGCAACTAAAGCACCGAGAATACTTTGTAAATAAATTAAAACTGCTGCTGTTAGACCTAACCAAGCGATTTTGGGTGAAGTACGAGTTTGGTCAGAAATCGTTTGGCTAGTCAGCGAGGTGGCGATCGCCAATAAGCTAGAGAAAAATAACAACCCCGTTCCCAAGTGAGCTGTGACAATATCAAATCTGAGTAATTGCGTTACCGTCAGTCCGCCCAAAATTCCTTGAAAAACTACCAGAGACAATGATCCCGAAGTTGCCCAAGGTAGCCATTTTGGTAAAGACTGTCGAAAATACCAGCTTGCCCCAAATAGAACAATCGTGGCGAATCCCACAGTGGAGGCAACGAGACGATGGAACCATTCTAAAAATACTTGGAGATTCATCTGCTCCGCAGGCAACACCGATCCATAACATAGGGGCCAGTCTGGACAAGCCAAACCCGCATTCATCACACGAGTAGCACTACCGATCGCCATTACCATCCAAGTAGCGATCGCAATTCCAAGCGCAATGCGACGGATGAGGACAACTGGCTCTATAAATTGGCTTTTAGCTTGAGGATTGCTATTAGCAAAGGTTTCAGATGCTTGTGCTGGTTTGGAAGAAGTTAAAGAGTCAGTCATGCAAGTTCAATAAGTTCAGGATTTCTTCGTGAATCTCTATAAAACTCAACAGAAGTATGAATAAGAGTTACGACCCATCTTAAGAGCAGTTCCAGATTTGGTGGGGGGATTTAACAATTTCTTCGCGTTAGGTATTTACACTGATGCAAAAACAGCATCGCTCAGCGATGCTGTTTTGCGTCTTGATCCAGAACAAGGGGCTTAAGCCTCTTGTTCTGCTGGTTATAGTGTTGAGCGATCGCGCAGATTATCTAGCCGCTCTCTACGGTTTTCCAAGCGATTTTGCATACGGTCTTTCATGCCCTCTCTCATGCGATCACGATTTTTTTGCATGATGTCCTTAAGTTGCGATCGCTGTTGGGGTGTGAGAATGTCACGCATAGCTAGCATTCGCTCAAAATGTTTATTTTGTAATTCCTGTTGCAGCTCCATTACTTGCTTATGCTTGGCTCGAATGACATCGCTACCTTCAGTACTAGCTAATAAATCTTGTAATTCCTTATTTGCTTGACGTAATTTTTGCCCCAGTTCACGCATTTGCGGTTGATCGCGATCGCGCACAGCCTTAAGTTTTTGTAATTGCTCAGGAGTCAGGTTTAGCTGTTTGAGGACTTTTCCTGATGGCATATCGGGACTATTGGCAGCAAATTTATCTGCGGGATCTGTCAAATCGGCTAATTTGTCAGGTGATTTATCGGGACTTGCTAATTGGGATTGCGTCTCAACCTTTGCTTGATTTTGGGGTTTCACAGACTGAGATTGCAAACTCGCAGTACTAGAGACAATCACACCACTGGTGATTGCGGCTGTGGCAGCGATCGCGCAATATTGAAAGATCTTTGACTTAAACATATTAAACATATATTTCTCGTTTTCTTGATTTTTACTGTTCATGCTCTGAATTAGCAATGATCTACTCGTATTCAATGGGCGATAACTCCATCAAAAGTTGGGTATCCGTTGAAGTTGTGGTGCTAGTAGGTTGAGCAACACTGACATCGGTAGCATCCCAGCTATTAATTAATGACTGTTCGATCGCCGCGCGATCAGCTTCACTCATGGAATTACTAGCAATTTGTAACTGAGAGCGATTATTTGCCAAGTTGAAACCAATGCCAGTGGCAAGTGCAACAGGGATCACCAAAGCCCAAGGTAACCAGCGTTTGAGATTTCTATTTTTTGATTTGCGGGGATATTTGCTAATCTCCACAAATAGTTGCTGCTCAAAATTGGGAGCAGGTGGTGGGGCGATCAGCTTGTTTTGCTTGAGAAAATTCACTAGAGCCATATCAGTTTGATCACGAGGATCTCCATCAAAGTTTTCTTGGGGCTGTGGAAAATTAGGATTATTCATAGTTCGACTCCTTGCGCTTCTAAAAACTTTCTGATGGCACTACGGGCATGAAACAATCGCGATTTCACTGTACCGACAGGGATGGACAAAATTTCCGCGATATCTTTTTGGGGTAACTCTTCGAGATCATGCAGTACCAATACCGCTCGATGATCTTCACTGAGCTTGGCTAGCCCCCGTTGCATCAAGTCTTGATAATGCATTTGATTTAGCCCCGCTTGCTGATAGCCATCACGGGCGATCGCATCATCTGAAAGGTTTTCGAGTTGCTCATCTTCGACAGATACATTACGTGATCGCATTTTTGCTAGAGCTTTGCGGCGATCGCTTGCCACATTAAAGGCGATCCGATAGAGCCATGTCGAGAATTGGGAAGATTGCCGAAATTTACCTAACCCTTTCCAAGCTCTAAGAAAGACATCCTGCACCAAATCATCTAAACCATCGGAGCCACATAGCTGAAATAGTGTTGATCGCACCTTGTGATGGTGACGTTGATACAGCTTTTTAAAGCTATGGGGATCGCCCTGCAAGCTTGCTTGCACCAGATGAAGATCGGGATCAGTGGGATTAGGAGTTTCGATATTTGTAGTTATGGTTTTGAACATCGACTATCAACATCCATTCTCGGCTTAATGTGGTTTTCATTTTGCTTACGGCAAAATAAAAACCGCAAACTCTTAAAGTGATTGTTTATTGTTTTGCAAATGAGTATGCACTC containing:
- a CDS encoding methyl-accepting chemotaxis protein — encoded protein: MVLDSRSHVDSPEAKHVTQSSSNGTGDLETLLSDVPISIPKAPAIKQNSIKKWWQSLGLRTKTTLVAITAITVPLLALGGFTALYVGQNVTEFTKRKEAENANVLAYRVAYFMKERYGDIQVLAQLSFLTNSKVKELIPITEQKAILDSYIRGYGVYDSIAVYRLDGSLMVDASTEPPPANIAKREYFQTVLKTDKPFISQPEPSVVTKKVSIFVAAPVKDANTGKTIAVIRTRMQASALEEAIKDLGEGGEQYHLAESDGKFFVALEKEQVGRELKADFPSLAPIVSKREVGSAISIDLVSNKEQFVGYAPLPKVEGLPELKWDAVIAIDSDIAFKPVLQLLVILATATIFVAIFGALLALLISRRATRPILEATDAVIELGKGNLETRLTVQGQDEMAQLGSNINLMAGQLQDFIALQEEQTRKSEELAEKERQRSEEIQRELITLLSDVEGAVSGDLTVRAQISAGEIGIVADFFNAIVENLREVVTQVKQATLQVNTSVNTNNESIRTLAEDATLQAEQLDAALQSVEQMTSSIQQVASNARQAADASNIAATTAESGSQAIEQSAVSILQLRQTVAETAKKVKRLGEASQQISKVVVLIDQIALKTNMLAVNASIEAARAGEEGRGFAVVAEEVGALAAQSATATKEIARIVESIQQETSEVVESMEASTLQVVEGTNKVEDARKSLSQIVEVARKVNELFQGISKATTSQVQTSQSVKQVMENLSTQSQKSSETSREVAIALQETANVASKLQASVETFKVEAT
- a CDS encoding chemotaxis protein CheW, whose amino-acid sequence is MDGLTIELYDQQEQAIAGLPYLSLQLSPEIVVAVQLKSVRETLVLASERFTQMPNVHPCLMGLVEHRSSVFWVLDLPQLLGFTPLDGTAIETHIAILQIDGAFLGLGVYRIGRVVRINDTEIVSPLELPKTKTPIETVPFLRGWVSQPEDSNKHLYVLDAQAIASHRLSI
- a CDS encoding response regulator transcription factor, whose amino-acid sequence is MVTVLVVEDTTSERELICEYLRQGGYTVVSAADGTEGLEKFEKTKPNVVITDLVMPGMSGLELCRAIKKLATTKVPVIACTSKNQELDRLWGMKQGVDVYLTKPFTKEDIIQAVRSLGVGG
- a CDS encoding response regulator transcription factor, translated to MTTVLVVEDTASEQDLIVTYLIESGYSVISANNGQEALKKIEGKKPDVVITDLVMPGMSGLELCRSLKKNSETKDVPIVACTSKNQELDKLWGMKQGIDVYLTKPFSREDILRAIRSVA
- a CDS encoding response regulator, whose translation is MTKDQTQSAKELLKSLELSKDGCVYVVRDRIRWSFYINGGKLVYASHSLESFERLERHLRALNREVPALDDKLRSQLRLMFDDPTPDNAKYKVTSEILCTEYNAILWLVSERYLLSSMASKLVARIIQEVIEAFLCLPDGQFNKIHYEHLLQDTYCSLAVDRILGVVEQRLQAWYSLGPTICSPYQCPYLVSQTSAKKRMSTETVQRLGRILRGFNFCQLGALLGKDPLVIAKQLSPLIGDGSILLREPLPPFDMLPRTYYLAPDEERENIDRLSETFADEAGTGDDIASISQVFASQSTKTWKIVCIDDSESMLSIISSYLGREDFQVTLIQDSMKALMKITSIRPDLILLDIGMPNVDGYQLCSLIRKSSVLKDIPIVMVTGNKGIIDRARARIAGATDYLTKPFAQADLLKMMMRHLM
- a CDS encoding YdcF family protein, encoding MSLFLSKLLPIFFYPLGLSSLLIAIALVNLLWKSRLSRNASPAKTSFTLFKKNRISSILLAIVLIILLFSSNEIFSKFLVRSLEWRYLPNGELPQAEAIVVLGGGTRPRISPRPWYEVNEAGDRILYGSWLYKQGKAPLLVVTGGRADWYSEGGNPESEDMAAIAEAMGVPASAIIQESQSFNTRDNAVNTKHILDQRGINKVLLVTSALHMPRSMEIFRKVGLEVIPAPTDFLAVNNENSKGFAIVLDLLPSAEALKNTTNAIKEYIGLFIYQLAGWA
- a CDS encoding polysaccharide deacetylase family protein is translated as MNVIWVVLALAALGTGMGAAIASRFVTYRTSSTSSVETPDLNPNNSVTQSRNSPSFCQYNALDSVTASLYQVRAINAIANDPLPTLSNLSNAINADLVASFNPAPFPQISDRARAAKVPIIMYHDITATKDVEWDVTPEDLEKHFQALQDGGYTPITMDRLVNHLRTGSQLPEKPVLLTFDDNYVGQYKYAFPLLQKYNYPAVWSVHTRFVGTAGQKPKATWDQLREMQKSGLITIASHTVNHLNMKNLSNAELEREVLESKKTLEKELGITIDYFTYPEGDFTERAKDKVKDAGYKAALSMSLDPRQERSANESDDLLTIMRFGQSRFSEAIEQASSGTSASQVSLLPTVSSGTINFTTPVEKKKVTVDGLPLTLVYGGRAVTAHADKRAQVAEILAMTPNAIAAVDGGFFSLERIDGNTMIGPVMSQFSSNAGVFNAGNKGENPLLNGRPLVLISPTAIKFIPFNAAKHNSLEAVKAELPDVTDAFVAAGWLVRDGKPQSAESFGKLYGFDASRDRAFWGIDKSGRPVIGVTMEMIDSVGLGKILAKAGLQDVVMLDSGASAALAYRGKSVMAYEPRPVPHIVALLPPDPAPVETTEKPNCPVSLNR